A window of the Streptomyces finlayi genome harbors these coding sequences:
- a CDS encoding TetR/AcrR family transcriptional regulator translates to MGPVHPANINLRRAPVQQRSADRLARILDACAGLLDETGYEQLSTRDVAVRAGVPIGSVYRFFSNKRALVDALAHRNLDRYAERITGRLATIPADDWRAAIDAVLDEYLAMKRSAPGFALVDFGAPAPAQDPSGDANVRVAERLAGLLAAHLGRLPDGDLLRMILVCVEAADALFQLAFRIDPAGDPAVVEETRHLLRSYLARVLDRRPAE, encoded by the coding sequence ATGGGGCCCGTGCACCCTGCGAACATCAACCTCCGCCGCGCCCCTGTGCAGCAGCGCAGCGCCGACCGCCTCGCCCGGATACTCGACGCCTGTGCCGGTCTCCTCGACGAGACGGGGTACGAGCAGCTCTCCACCCGGGACGTCGCCGTCCGCGCCGGGGTGCCCATCGGCTCCGTCTACCGGTTCTTCTCGAACAAGCGGGCCCTGGTCGACGCCCTGGCCCACCGCAACCTGGACCGCTACGCCGAGCGCATCACGGGCCGCCTCGCCACCATCCCGGCCGACGACTGGCGCGCCGCCATCGACGCCGTGCTCGACGAGTACCTGGCCATGAAGCGCTCGGCCCCCGGCTTCGCCCTCGTCGACTTCGGGGCCCCGGCGCCGGCCCAGGACCCGTCCGGCGACGCCAACGTCCGGGTCGCCGAGCGGCTCGCCGGCCTGCTCGCCGCACACCTGGGCCGCCTCCCGGACGGCGATCTGCTCCGCATGATCCTCGTCTGTGTCGAGGCCGCCGACGCCCTGTTCCAGCTGGCCTTCCGCATCGACCCGGCAGGCGACCCGGCCGTCGTCGAGGAGACGCGTCACCTGCTCCGTTCGTACCTGGCACGGGTCCTCGACCGGCGCCCGGCCGAGTAG
- a CDS encoding ABC transporter ATP-binding protein yields MTRAIALHQVSKAYGRAPRAVDNLSLSIAPGEFVVLLGPSGCGKSTVLRMIAGLEEVTEGELLLDGEPANHMPPSERGMAMVFQNFALYPSMTNRANIGFPLKLENPRQDHSERVESTARMLGIESVLDRYPAQLSGGERQRVAMGRAISRRPSAFLMDEPLSNLDAKLRNHLRAEIAQLTAELGVTTVYVTHDQAEAMSLGHRVAVMRGGVLQQVSAPREVYALPENVFVAAFIGTPRINLLRAVVHAPLDGRMSIDLGRQRLPLPEPLSAEHQLLRIQQGRDLIVGLRSEAVRIAPPSHARPGEVALSGVVEHVEYQGHEALVHLNTGSQPAVVPELESARPQQAARRRRRAGGGGTGVGVLERLRERATGHVGGPVVSLDEPVSGRQDPHSPDRPGLMAGDLVVRTGPDMRLRRGGQVPLLVDLEHLYVFDQQGRRICPLPRDVPGLDV; encoded by the coding sequence ATGACTCGCGCCATCGCACTGCACCAGGTCAGCAAGGCTTACGGACGGGCTCCGCGCGCCGTCGACAACCTCTCGCTCTCCATCGCGCCCGGGGAGTTCGTGGTGCTGCTGGGCCCCTCCGGCTGCGGGAAATCGACCGTGCTCCGCATGATCGCCGGGCTGGAGGAGGTCACGGAGGGGGAGCTGCTCCTCGACGGTGAACCGGCGAACCACATGCCTCCGAGCGAACGCGGCATGGCCATGGTCTTCCAGAACTTCGCGCTCTACCCGAGCATGACCAATCGAGCCAATATCGGCTTTCCGCTGAAGCTGGAGAATCCCCGCCAGGACCACAGCGAACGTGTGGAGTCCACGGCCCGGATGCTGGGCATCGAAAGTGTGCTGGACCGCTACCCGGCCCAGCTCTCCGGCGGTGAGCGCCAGCGCGTGGCGATGGGACGGGCCATCTCGCGAAGGCCGTCCGCCTTCCTGATGGACGAGCCGCTCTCCAATCTGGACGCGAAGCTGCGCAACCACCTGAGGGCGGAAATCGCGCAACTGACAGCCGAGTTGGGTGTGACGACGGTGTACGTGACGCACGACCAGGCGGAGGCGATGTCGCTCGGGCACCGGGTGGCCGTGATGCGCGGAGGAGTCCTCCAGCAGGTCAGCGCACCGCGCGAGGTCTACGCGCTGCCGGAGAACGTGTTCGTCGCCGCGTTCATCGGCACCCCGCGCATCAACCTGCTGCGGGCGGTGGTTCACGCGCCGCTGGACGGGCGCATGTCGATCGACCTGGGCCGGCAGCGGCTGCCGCTGCCCGAACCGCTCAGTGCGGAGCACCAGTTGCTCCGCATCCAGCAGGGCCGCGACCTCATCGTGGGGCTGCGCTCCGAGGCGGTGCGGATCGCGCCGCCCAGTCACGCCCGTCCCGGGGAGGTCGCCCTGAGCGGCGTCGTCGAGCACGTGGAGTACCAGGGGCACGAGGCGCTCGTCCACCTCAACACGGGCTCGCAGCCGGCCGTGGTGCCCGAGCTGGAATCGGCCCGGCCACAGCAGGCCGCGCGGAGACGGCGGCGGGCCGGCGGAGGCGGTACGGGCGTGGGGGTGCTGGAACGGCTCCGGGAGCGGGCCACGGGGCATGTCGGCGGCCCCGTCGTCTCCCTCGACGAACCGGTTTCCGGGCGGCAGGATCCGCACAGCCCCGACCGGCCGGGGCTCATGGCCGGTGACCTCGTGGTGCGTACCGGGCCCGACATGCGGTTGCGGCGGGGCGGGCAGGTGCCGCTGCTCGTCGACCTGGAGCACCTGTACGTCTTCGATCAGCAGGGCCGGCGGATCTGTCCGCTGCCGCGGGATGTGCCGGGGCTGGATGTGTGA
- a CDS encoding molybdopterin-dependent oxidoreductase — MSTNSRTAPRICPLCEATCGLILTIEGTSVTGARGDRDDVFSQGFICPKGAAFGGLDADPDRLRTPLIRTDGVLREASWEEAFDAIAARVPALIEEHGPQSVGVVLGNPNVHTMAGALYPPVLLKTLRTRNVFTASTLDQMPKHVASGLLFGDAHAIAVPDLDRTDHLLLIGANPLESNGSLCTAPDFPGKLKALRRRGGTLTVIDPRRTRTARLADRHVAIRPGADALLLAALAHVLIEEKLADPGPLAGHLDGLDELTQALQEFTPESVTAACDIDAATIRTLARELAAAPTAAVYGRIGSCTVEHGTLASWLVDVLNILTGNLDRPGGALFPLSATARAPRPAAPGKGFSLGRWASRVSGHPEAKGELPMAALSEEIETPGEGRIRALLVIAANPVLSAPDGDRLDRALAGGLDFMVSVDPYLNETSRHADVVLPPPPPSQSAHFDFAFNSFAVRNQVRYSRPAVPLDADRMDESEILARLVLAVGGMHGAPPHTVDDLVIDTALTAAGAPKELAGELSGTSGPERRLDLMLRLGPYDLTLDRLLAHPHGIDLGPLEPRVPQLLKTRSGRVELFPAPIAADLPRLRRALDQERAGLVLVGRRHLRSNNSWLHNVAALSGGSNVCTLQIHPKDAARIGLVDGATARIKAAGGEIEAPAEVTDAVREGVVSLPHGWGHGRPGTRMSVASATPGVNVNQLLDGTLLDPLSGTAVLNAVPVSVTALA; from the coding sequence ATGTCCACCAACTCCCGTACCGCTCCGCGTATCTGCCCCCTCTGCGAGGCCACCTGCGGACTCATCCTCACCATCGAGGGCACGTCCGTCACCGGCGCCAGGGGTGACCGGGACGATGTCTTCAGTCAGGGGTTCATCTGCCCCAAGGGAGCCGCCTTCGGCGGGCTCGACGCCGACCCCGACCGGCTGCGCACCCCTTTGATCCGTACGGACGGGGTTCTGCGGGAGGCGAGCTGGGAAGAGGCGTTCGACGCGATCGCCGCCCGTGTTCCGGCGCTGATCGAGGAGCACGGACCGCAGAGCGTCGGCGTCGTCCTCGGCAACCCCAACGTGCACACGATGGCCGGCGCGCTCTACCCGCCCGTCCTGCTGAAGACACTCCGCACGCGCAACGTCTTCACCGCGAGCACGCTCGACCAGATGCCCAAGCACGTCGCCTCGGGGCTGCTCTTCGGAGATGCCCACGCCATCGCGGTGCCCGACCTCGACCGCACGGACCATCTCCTGCTCATCGGCGCCAACCCGCTCGAATCCAACGGCAGTCTCTGCACCGCTCCCGACTTCCCGGGCAAGCTCAAGGCGCTGCGGCGGCGCGGGGGCACCCTCACCGTCATAGACCCCCGCCGCACCAGGACCGCCCGGCTCGCCGACCGCCACGTGGCGATCCGGCCGGGTGCCGACGCCCTTCTCCTCGCCGCTCTCGCCCATGTCCTCATCGAGGAGAAGCTCGCCGACCCCGGCCCGCTCGCCGGCCATCTCGACGGACTGGACGAACTCACCCAGGCCCTTCAGGAGTTCACGCCGGAATCGGTCACCGCAGCCTGCGACATCGACGCCGCCACCATCCGTACGCTCGCCCGCGAACTGGCCGCCGCCCCCACCGCCGCCGTGTACGGGCGCATCGGCAGCTGCACGGTCGAGCACGGCACGCTCGCCAGCTGGCTCGTCGACGTCCTCAACATCCTCACCGGCAACCTCGACCGCCCCGGTGGTGCCCTCTTCCCCCTCTCCGCGACCGCACGCGCGCCCCGCCCCGCCGCACCCGGCAAGGGCTTCTCCCTCGGCCGCTGGGCGAGCCGGGTCTCCGGGCACCCGGAGGCCAAGGGCGAACTCCCCATGGCCGCGCTCTCCGAGGAGATCGAGACGCCGGGGGAGGGCCGCATCCGCGCCCTGCTCGTAATCGCCGCCAACCCCGTGCTCTCCGCCCCCGACGGCGACCGTCTTGACCGGGCGCTCGCCGGGGGCCTGGACTTCATGGTCAGCGTCGACCCGTATCTCAACGAGACCTCGCGCCATGCCGACGTCGTGCTGCCTCCGCCCCCGCCCTCGCAGAGCGCCCACTTCGACTTCGCGTTCAACTCCTTCGCCGTGCGCAACCAGGTGCGCTACTCACGCCCGGCCGTTCCCCTGGACGCGGACCGGATGGACGAGAGCGAGATCCTCGCCCGGCTCGTGCTCGCCGTCGGCGGGATGCACGGTGCTCCGCCGCACACGGTCGACGACCTGGTCATCGATACCGCCCTCACCGCGGCCGGGGCGCCGAAGGAGCTGGCGGGCGAGCTGTCCGGCACGAGCGGACCGGAGCGGCGGCTCGATCTGATGCTGCGTCTCGGCCCGTACGACCTCACTCTCGACCGGCTCCTCGCCCATCCGCACGGCATCGACCTGGGCCCGCTGGAGCCGCGCGTCCCGCAGCTCCTGAAGACCCGCAGCGGGCGTGTCGAACTGTTCCCCGCTCCGATCGCCGCCGACCTGCCCCGGCTCCGGCGGGCGCTGGACCAGGAGCGGGCCGGGCTCGTCCTCGTCGGCCGCCGTCATCTGCGTTCCAACAACAGCTGGCTGCACAACGTCGCCGCGCTGAGCGGTGGCTCCAACGTCTGCACGCTCCAGATCCACCCGAAGGACGCGGCCCGCATCGGGCTCGTGGACGGCGCCACCGCCCGTATCAAGGCCGCCGGAGGCGAGATCGAGGCGCCGGCGGAGGTCACCGACGCGGTCCGGGAGGGTGTCGTGAGCCTGCCGCACGGCTGGGGACACGGCCGGCCCGGCACCCGGATGTCCGTCGCCTCGGCCACCCCCGGCGTCAACGTGAACCAACTGCTCGACGGCACGCTCCTCGACCCGCTGTCCGGCACCGCCGTGCTCAACGCCGTACCGGTGTCGGTGACTGCCCTTGCCTAG